Genomic DNA from Fimbriimonas ginsengisoli Gsoil 348:
GTGAAACTGATCCGTCCTTAGATGAACGCCGGTCTGAAACCGGCGGGAACCCCGATGCTCAATGACCTGATTGCCAAACATCCGGAGCTTATCGCGATGGGTTGCCTCTCGTGGGTGATCGTCGTGGTTTGGGTGATCCACGTGATCAACCGGATGATCATGTTGGAACTGGACATCGTGTTCGGGGTGCTCGCCATCGGCGTGGTGGTCGGCCTTGGATTTATGGCAATCGCACCGCCCGTCCCGGTCCTTCAACCGCTCAGTATCGTTTTGCTCGTGCTGAGCGCGGTCATGATTCCGATCACGCGCGGCATTCAGCAGCAGCGGGAGCATCGGAACGTCGACGTGGAGGGGGTCGAGAAGGCGTACGAAGGGTTCGTGCTGCGCCCCAGCAACCCGGCGGCTCAGATCCGCCTCGCCCGTCATCTTTATAACCTCGGGGTTCGGGGGCACGCTCTCGTACTGGCGGAGGGGGCGCTTCCGGGGTTGCCGCGCCGATACTTCCCGGACGAATATCGGATGGTGGAGAACTGGCGGCAATATCCGCCGGACAAGGGCGAGTTCGAGCCGATCGGCTGCGTGGAATGCGGCCATGCGAATGCGGCCGGCACCATTCACTGCGCGGCATGCGGAGCCCGCTTCCTGCTCGACCGGGTGAAAGGGCGGGTCGTCTCGACGCAGATGGGACGCAAGCTGATGGTCGCCTGGATCGTCATGATCTTGTGCGCGGTCGGCATCGCCCTTGCCTCCGAGATTCAGGGTCCCGGAGCGCTGGTGGTGATCTTCGTCATCGCGGTCGGCGCAGTCGGAACGCTTGCGTTGGCGTTTCGCGACAAGGAATCGACGGCTTGAAGAAGCTCGACGTCTATCTCCTCCGCGAGATGATGGTGCCGTTTCTGATCGGCACGATTGCCGTCGTGCTGATGTTTCAGGCGAATACCTATATCTTTCTCGCCAAGACGTTGCCCAATTTGGAAACTGTGCCGAAGAAGGCGATCTTCCAGTACATATACTTTCAAACCCCGCAGTATCTGAACATGACCCTGCTCGTGGGGATGGCGCTCGGCTCCTCGTTGGCGCTCTCCCGGCTCGCGCGGGAGTCGGAGCTGACGGCGATCCGGGCCTCCGGCGTGCGGATCCTGCGGAGCTTGTATCCGGTCGTCGCCTTCGGAATCTTGGTTGGGATCGGCAACTTTTACCTCGCCGAGAAGATCATGCCACCGATGGCGAAGAAGGCCACAAGCCTCGGACTGCAGATCGGCGCCCTCGCCTTCACTTCCGATCTCAAGCCTAACGTGGTCGTAAGCTTGTCGAACTTCACCGCCAACTTTGGTGTTGTGCGTAAGAAGGGCAAAGATGCGATCGAGTTCGAGGACGCTTGGCTGTTTCAGCAGCCGGTTAAAGGGGAGGAAGAGGTCTACTTTTCGAAGCGTGGCAAATACCAGGGTGGGGTTTGGACGTTCGAGGATGCGCGCGTCCGGCGCATCAAAGACGGCTTGGACGTCATCACGACTTCGCGCGCGAAGAGCCTGATTATCAATCAGCGGATCATTGCCGAAAACCTGTTTTCACCGATCATGCCGGAGGAGCAAACGGCGAAAGAACTCCTCGAACAGATCTCCATTCAAAGAAAGAACCACCTGGATACCAAGCAGTTGGAAGTGAAGTACCTCGAGCGGTTCAGCGTTCCGGCGGCTTGCGTGGTGTTCGCTATCGTGGGCCCCGTGTTTGCGATCGTCTTTGCCAGAAACGGCGGATTCGTGGGGGTCTTCCTCAGCATCGTTTTGGTGATGCTGTATTACAACGCGCACGTGATATCGACAGAGATTCTGTCGAAAGTTTCCTTTATCTCCGCCTTCACGGCGGCTTGGCTCCCGAATATTCTGTTCACCATCCTTGGGGTGGTGGCGATTAGGAG
This window encodes:
- a CDS encoding LptF/LptG family permease; the encoded protein is MKKLDVYLLREMMVPFLIGTIAVVLMFQANTYIFLAKTLPNLETVPKKAIFQYIYFQTPQYLNMTLLVGMALGSSLALSRLARESELTAIRASGVRILRSLYPVVAFGILVGIGNFYLAEKIMPPMAKKATSLGLQIGALAFTSDLKPNVVVSLSNFTANFGVVRKKGKDAIEFEDAWLFQQPVKGEEEVYFSKRGKYQGGVWTFEDARVRRIKDGLDVITTSRAKSLIINQRIIAENLFSPIMPEEQTAKELLEQISIQRKNHLDTKQLEVKYLERFSVPAACVVFAIVGPVFAIVFARNGGFVGVFLSIVLVMLYYNAHVISTEILSKVSFISAFTAAWLPNILFTILGVVAIRRLE